In Burkholderiales bacterium, the genomic window CGTTTTATAATAGCATCAGCAGATACATGTTGCAAGAGTCAAACCGCGTTGCTAGAGTGCAACTCATGGACGTCAACTTTGACGACACGGCTTTTTACGACGCTATCGAGGCTCGTCGGCAGGCCGAGAGTCTGAGTTGGCGTCAACTCGGTCGCAAGCTGGCCCTTAGCCCATCCACCTTTTCGCGGCTGGCGAGAGGGCGCCGACCGGATGTTGAGACGTTCGTACGTCTTCTTGCTTGGCTCGATTTGCCGGCCGAAACCTTTATGAAGGGTCTCGCAAGCTCACACAAACGAATGAACCAGGACACCCTTGCGGTGGTCGCAGCAACTCTACGCGCAGACCGCACCATCCCTTCTGCTGGCGCTGGCGCTCTTGAACAGCTTATGAGGGTAGCCTACGCTCGCCTGACCGCGCCGCAGCATGAATTGCCCATGCGGGGACCAAGCTCTAAGCGTTCACGAACAGAGAAACAGTAAGCACCGCTGCCATCACATGCCAGAGATCAGAACACCTCCAGCTATCAACAAGGAATTAGCCAAGGAGCTCGAGCGCTTCAAGGGCAAGTGGGTAGCGGTCGCTCTTGGACATGTAGTCGGTTCGGGTACATCTGCCGATAAGGCTAAGCAGGCCGCCCTGAAGAACGGTGAGACTGATCCTCTTATCTTTCGCGTCTCGGCTCATCCCGAGCGCCTGAACCTCTTTTAAAGTGCCCTGGTACGATTACTCCGTCACACGGAAAGGCAGCGTGCGCCTGCCATATGTGATTGTCCACCTGTTGCACGGCAATCGGAGAGTGAAGGTCATCGCCCTTGTCGACTCTGGTGCGGATTGCTCACTCATGGACGTAAGCTACGCGCAGGTGCTCGGCCTAAAACGAGCGGACGCGAAAGTCACTAGGGCGGCAACGGCGGGTGGCACAACTGTGCGCATATTGCGCTGGCCGGTCAAGAAACTAGAGATCCAATTTGAGAATGACCGGTTCCCTTTCGAGGGAGCATTTGTAGAGTTTCCGAAGAACGCGGACCCCGTCAATCTTCTTGGGCGGAAAGACTTCTTCCAGCG contains:
- a CDS encoding helix-turn-helix transcriptional regulator — its product is MASPYVASIEQPFYNSISRYMLQESNRVARVQLMDVNFDDTAFYDAIEARRQAESLSWRQLGRKLALSPSTFSRLARGRRPDVETFVRLLAWLDLPAETFMKGLASSHKRMNQDTLAVVAATLRADRTIPSAGAGALEQLMRVAYARLTAPQHELPMRGPSSKRSRTEKQ
- a CDS encoding DUF5678 domain-containing protein: MPEIRTPPAINKELAKELERFKGKWVAVALGHVVGSGTSADKAKQAALKNGETDPLIFRVSAHPERLNLF
- a CDS encoding retropepsin-like aspartic protease, with amino-acid sequence MKVIALVDSGADCSLMDVSYAQVLGLKRADAKVTRAATAGGTTVRILRWPVKKLEIQFENDRFPFEGAFVEFPKNADPVNLLGRKDFFQRYMVQFWDAAEMMNIDTSPDFPRPAP